Proteins encoded by one window of Kribbella flavida DSM 17836:
- a CDS encoding AraC family transcriptional regulator — translation MDVLDDLLAGARARGGVFNLTVLDPPWGLHIVDEAPLALATLVRGAGWILRGDQPPVRLDRGDVAVLSGPEPYVVVDAPDTAPQLRIHPGGRCEPLPGAPVDYSARLGVRTHGGRPEGEAMIVSGTYQLEGDVSRRLLAALPPVLVVPADEVAGPVMEMVLGEIQRDEPGQQSVLDRWLDLALITTLRAWFARPESHAPGWYQAQADPVVGLALRLLHEDPAHPWSVVELANRTGVSRASLARRFTALVGEAPMSYLTGWRITLAADLLRETGDTVESIARRVGYANAFALSVAFKRVRGTNPTAHRRATAA, via the coding sequence ATGGATGTGCTCGACGATCTGCTCGCCGGCGCCCGTGCCCGGGGCGGAGTGTTCAACCTGACCGTGCTCGACCCGCCGTGGGGTCTGCACATCGTCGACGAGGCACCGCTGGCCCTGGCCACCCTGGTCCGCGGCGCGGGCTGGATCCTGCGCGGTGACCAGCCGCCGGTCCGGCTGGACCGAGGCGACGTCGCGGTGCTCAGCGGCCCCGAACCGTACGTCGTCGTGGATGCGCCGGACACCGCGCCGCAACTGCGGATCCATCCCGGCGGCCGCTGCGAACCGTTGCCCGGGGCACCTGTCGACTACAGCGCCCGGCTCGGTGTTCGCACCCACGGCGGCCGGCCCGAGGGCGAGGCGATGATCGTCAGCGGGACCTACCAGCTGGAGGGCGACGTCAGCCGCCGGTTGCTGGCCGCCCTGCCGCCGGTGCTCGTGGTGCCGGCCGACGAGGTGGCCGGGCCGGTGATGGAGATGGTGCTCGGCGAGATCCAGCGCGACGAGCCCGGCCAGCAGAGCGTGCTCGACCGGTGGCTCGACCTGGCCCTGATCACCACTCTGCGGGCCTGGTTCGCCCGGCCGGAATCGCACGCCCCTGGCTGGTACCAGGCGCAGGCCGACCCGGTGGTCGGGCTCGCGCTCCGGCTGCTGCACGAGGACCCCGCCCATCCGTGGAGCGTCGTCGAGCTGGCGAACCGGACCGGCGTCTCCCGCGCCAGCCTGGCTCGCCGTTTCACCGCCCTGGTCGGCGAGGCCCCGATGTCGTACCTGACCGGCTGGCGCATCACGCTCGCGGCCGACCTGCTGCGCGAGACCGGCGACACCGTCGAGTCGATCGCCCGCCGGGTCGGCTACGCGAACGCGTTCGCGCTGTCCGTCGCCTTCAAACGCGTCCGCGGCACCAACCCGACCGCCCACCGCAGGGCGACGGCGGCCTAG
- a CDS encoding NAD(P)H-binding protein, whose translation MTTTPILILGGKGKTGRRVVQQLAARGVPVRTASRSSEQRFDWYDESTWAGTVAGSKTAYLAPPVGPAGLAQAGRFVRQAAAEGLRRVVLLSGRGVGSPEREFAVYESSVELEQAVKDSGADWTIVRPAWFMQGFSEDFLVDHVLAGELRVSAGTGAEAWIDADDIGDVMATVLLDPSHTGRIYSLSGPRTLTMAEVAAELSAATGREIRYADLDPEQHVTELMGIGLPREDAESVRDLFAVIRHHRSEYLSDDGVREVLGRAPRDFTDWARETARTGVWSA comes from the coding sequence ATGACAACAACACCGATTCTGATCCTGGGTGGTAAGGGCAAGACCGGCCGGCGCGTGGTGCAGCAGCTCGCGGCACGCGGCGTACCGGTCCGGACGGCCTCGCGATCGAGCGAGCAGCGCTTCGACTGGTACGACGAGAGCACGTGGGCGGGCACGGTGGCCGGCAGCAAGACGGCGTACCTCGCACCCCCGGTCGGGCCGGCCGGGCTGGCGCAGGCGGGCCGCTTCGTCCGGCAGGCGGCGGCCGAGGGGCTGCGTCGGGTGGTGCTGCTGTCCGGCCGCGGCGTCGGCAGCCCGGAGCGGGAGTTCGCCGTCTACGAGAGCAGCGTCGAGCTGGAGCAGGCGGTCAAGGACAGCGGCGCCGACTGGACGATCGTGCGGCCCGCGTGGTTCATGCAGGGCTTCAGCGAGGACTTCCTGGTCGACCACGTACTGGCCGGCGAGCTGCGCGTCTCGGCCGGCACCGGAGCGGAGGCATGGATCGACGCCGACGACATCGGCGACGTGATGGCAACCGTCCTGCTGGACCCGTCGCACACCGGCCGGATCTACTCGCTGTCCGGGCCGCGCACGCTGACGATGGCCGAGGTCGCGGCCGAGCTGTCCGCGGCGACCGGCCGCGAGATCCGGTACGCCGACCTGGACCCCGAGCAGCACGTCACCGAGCTGATGGGCATCGGGCTGCCGCGGGAGGACGCCGAGTCGGTCCGCGACCTGTTCGCGGTGATCCGGCACCACCGGTCGGAGTACCTGTCCGACGACGGGGTGCGCGAGGTCCTCGGTCGCGCTCCGCGGGACTTCACCGACTGGGCCCGGGAGACCGCGCGGACCGGGGTGTGGTCGGCATGA